One region of Culex pipiens pallens isolate TS chromosome 2, TS_CPP_V2, whole genome shotgun sequence genomic DNA includes:
- the LOC120417378 gene encoding very long-chain specific acyl-CoA dehydrogenase, mitochondrial-like isoform X2 has protein sequence MFKLVGLIASRRGQQLVRYEAVRCASSQSFMMNLFSGQLQTTQLFPYPDVLSEDQREYLQAFIDPVNRFFTDVNDSKRNDEASHVDERTMDAMWELGVMGYGTPVEYGGLGLTNVQAARLNDITGGFDLALSIHAGAHQSIGTKGIILYGSAEQKEKYLPQLATGKVFGAFALTEPSVGSDAASVKSRAVLSPCGKYYILNGTKIWCSGGGIADIFTTFAQTEVVDPETGEKRDKMTAFIVERGFGGVSSGTPESKMGLKCSVTTDVYFDDVKVPVENVLGEVGNGFKVAVNILNSGRFGLAAMLSGTMRACIQKAAEHVTTRVQFKRKLKDFENVQEKLARMAMHHYVAQTLTFMVSGNMDKGSTEYHLEAAITKVFGTEAGWYVCDEAIQLLGGNGYMKATGLEQFMRDMRVFRIFEGANDVLRLFIALTGIQFAGQQLKGLQKALKSPFMNMGIILQEGSKRISRSIGSGGTNLEQFVADPLKDSAKLCSQSIDQFSQTVESLLVKHGKGIVERQFILARIADSAIDIYTIACVLSRATRAVRKGLPSAEHEVLMTQAWCVEGHNRVQQNILRIKSDAFQSNYQKMGQIAKNICDHQGVAHTNPLEVD, from the exons ATGTTTAAGCTAGTTGGACTTATTGCAAGCCGCAGAGGTCAGCAGCTGGTTCGTTATGAAGCGGTCAG ATGCGCATCGAGCCAATCCTTCATGATGAACCTGTTCAGTGGACAGCTGCAAACGACCCAGTTGTTCCCGTACCCGGACGTCCTCAGTGAAGACCAGCGAGAGTACCTCCAGGCATTCATCGATCCCGTGAATCGATTCTTTACC GATGTGAACGACAGCAAGCGGAACGACGAGGCTTCGCACGTGGACGAGCGAACCATGGACGCCATGTGGGAGCTAGGCGTCATGGGCTACGGTACGCCCGTGGAGTACGGCGGACTGGGACTGACGAACGTTCAAGCGGCCCGGCTGAACGACATCACCGGTGGATTCGACCTGGCGCTGTCGATCCATGCCGGGGCGCACCAGTCGATCGGAACGAAGGGAATTATACTGTACGGAAGTGCGGAACAGAAGGAGAAGTACCTTCCGCAACTGGCAACGGGCAAGGTGTTTGGGGCGTTCGCTTTGACGGAACCTTCGGTGGGTTCCGACGCGGCTTCCGTAAAGTCTAGGGCTGTGCTGAGTCCATGCGGGAAGTACTACATCCTGAATGGAACGAAGATCTGGTGCTCGGGGGGAGGGATTGCCGATATCTTCACGACCTTTGCCCAGACGGAGGTCGTTGATCCGGAGACGGGAGAGAAGCGGGACAAGATGACGGCTTTCATCGTCGAGCGTGGGTTTGGAGGAGTCTCTTCGGGGACTCCGGAGAGCAAAATGGGACTCAAGTGCTCCGTTACGACGGATGTGTACTTTGACGACGTAAAGGTGCCCGTTGAGAACGTTTTGGGGGAGGTCGGCAATGGTTTCAAGGTTGCGGTTAACATCTTGAATTCAGGGAGATTCGGACTGGCAGCCATGTTGTCCGGCACGATGCGGGCATGCATTCAGAAGGCAGCGGAGCACGTCACGACTCGAGTTCAGTTCAAGCGGAAGCTTAAGGACTTTGAGAATGTCCAGGAGAAGCTTGCCCGGATGGCGATGCATCACTACGTGGCGCAGACGCTGACCTTTATGGTGTCCGGCAACATGGACAAAGGATCGACGGAGTATCATCTGGAGGCGGCCATCACGAAAGTGTTTGGAACGGAAGCGGGTTGGTACGTTTGTGACGAGGCTATCCAGCTACTGGGTGGTAACGGGTACATGAAGGCTACCGGACTGGAGCAGTTCATGAGAGATATGCGGGTGTTCCGGATTTTCGAAGGTGCGAACGATGTGCTAAGGTTGTTCATTGCTTTGACCGGCATTCAGTTTGCTGGGCAACAACTCAAAGGACTGCAGAAAGCTTTGAAGAGTCCATTCATGAATATGGGAATTATTCTTCAAGAGGGATCCAAGCGAATATCGCGTAGTATTGGATCAGGAGGTACCAATCTAGAGCAGTTTGTCGCTGATCCGCTGAAAGATTCCGCCAAGCTTTGCTCGCAG TCCATCGACCAGTTCAGCCAAACTGTGGAATCCCTGCTCGTCAAGCACGGCAAGGGCATCGTCGAGCGGCAGTTCATCCTGGCCCGGATAGCGGACTCGGCGATCGACATCTACACGATAGCCTGCGTGCTGTCCCGGGCGACGCGAGCCGTCCGGAAGGGGCTGCCCTCGGCGGAACATGAAGTGTTGATGACGCAGGCGTGGTGTGTTGAG GGTCACAACCGTGTGCAGCAGAATATTCTACGGATCAAGTCCGATGCGTTCCAGAGCAACTACCAGAAAATGGGGCAGATTGCGAAGAACATTTGCGACCATCAAGGTGTGGCGCATACGAACCCGTTGGAAGTGGATTAA
- the LOC120417378 gene encoding very long-chain specific acyl-CoA dehydrogenase, mitochondrial-like isoform X1 — translation MFQLAGQVVSRNGQQLLRYGAVRCLSATGKVDPPKPNQSFMMNLFSGQLQTSQLFPYPEALNEDQREYIQALVDPFNRFFVEVNDRNKNDNTANVDRQTMDAYWELGAMGYAIPEEHGGLALMNVQAARLGDISGGSDLAFAIHSGAHQTIGTKGILLYGTKAQKNKYLPQLATGKVFGAFALTEPSVGSDAASVKSRAVLSPCGKYYILNGSKIWCSGGGIADIFTTFAQTEVVDPKTGEKKDKMTAFIVERGFEGVTTGPPESKMGLKCSVTTDVYYDDVKVPVENVLGEVGNGFKVAVNILNSGRFGLTAMLTGTMRTCIQKAAEHVTTRVQFKRKLKDFENVQEKLAKMAMHHYVAQTLTYMVAGNMDKGSTDYHLEAAITKIFGTEAGWYVCDEAIQLLGGNGYMKATGLEQFLRDMRVFRIFEGANDVLRLFIALTGIQYAGNQLKGLQKALKNPLSNMGTIFNEGSKRVSRSFGAGGTDLSEFVVDPLKDSAKLCSQSIDQFSQTVESLLVKHGKGIVERQFILARIADSAIDIYTIACVLSRATRAVRKGLPSAEHEVLMTQAWCVEGHNRVQQNILRIKSDAFQSNYQKMGQIAKNICDHQGVAHTNPLEVD, via the exons ATGTTCCAGCTAGCAGGACAGGTTGTCAGCCGTAATGGCCAGCAGTTGCTGCGCTACGGAGCGGTTAGATGTCTGTCAGCTACCGGCAAAGTGGACCCACCAAAACCGAACCAATCCTTCATGATGAATCTGTTCAGCGGACAGTTACAGACGTCCCAGCTGTTCCCATACCCGGAAGCGTTGAACGAGGATCAGCGCGAGTACATCCAGGCCCTCGTTGATCCCTTCAACCGGTTCTTCGTCGAAGTTAACGATCGCAACAAGAACGACAACACGGCGAACGTGGACCGGCAGACCATGGATGCCTACTGGGAGTTGGGCGCCATGGGTTACGCAATACCGGAAGAGCACGGTGGGCTGGCCCTCATGAACGTTCAAGCGGCACGACTCGGAGACATCTCCGGTGGAAGTGATCTGGCGTTCGCGATCCACTCGGGAGCGCATCAAACGATCGGAACCAAGGGAATCCTGCTGTACGGAACCAAAGCGCAAAAGAACAAGTACCTGCCGCAACTGGCAACGGGCAAGGTGTTTGGGGCGTTCGCTTTGACGGAACCGTCCGTTGGTTCGGACGCTGCATCCGTCAAGTCGCGAGCCGTGCTGAGTCCTTGCGGAAAGTACTACATCTTGAACGGTTCGAAGATCTGGTGTTCCGGAGGAGGAATCGCCGACATTTTCACAACCTTCGCTCAGACGGAGGTCGTTGATCCCAAGACGGGGGAGAAGAAAGACAAGATGACCGCTTTCATCGTTGAGCGAGGATTCGAAGGAGTCACTACCGGACCTCCGGAAAGCAAAATGGGACTCAAGTGCTCCGTCACCACGGACGTGTACTATGACGATGTAAAGGTCCCTGTTGAGAACGTTCTAGGGGAAGTCGGTAATGGTTTCAAGGTTGCGGTCAACATACTGAACTCTGGAAGATTCGGACTAACCGCCATGCTGACCGGAACGATGCGTACCTGCATCCAGAAGGCTGCGGAGCACGTCACGACTCGAGTTCAGTTCAAGCGGAAGCTTAAGGACTTTGAGAATGTTCAGGAAAAGCTCGCCAAAATGGCGATGCATCACTACGTGGCACAAACGCTGACGTACATGGTTGCCGGAAACATGGACAAGGGTTCGACGGACTACCATCTGGAGGCGGCCATCACGAAGATCTTCGGAACGGAAGCGGGTTGGTACGTGTGCGACGAAGCCATCCAACTACTGGGAGGTAACGGGTACATGAAGGCTACCGGACTGGAACAGTTCTTGAGGGACATGCGAGTGTTCCGGATCTTCGAAGGAGCGAACGATGTGTTAAGGTTGTTTATCGCTCTCACCGGTATTCAGTACGCCGGAAATCAACTCAAAGGACTACAAAAAGCACTCAAGAATCCGCTGTCGAATATGGGCACGATTTTCAATGAAGGATCCAAGCGAGTTTCGCGCAGCTTCGGTGCGGGAGGTACCGACCTTAGCGAGTTCGTTGTCGATCCGTTGAAAGACTCAGCCAAGTTGTGTTCCCAG TCCATCGACCAGTTCAGCCAAACTGTGGAATCCCTGCTCGTCAAGCACGGCAAGGGCATCGTCGAGCGGCAGTTCATCCTGGCCCGGATAGCGGACTCGGCGATCGACATCTACACGATAGCCTGCGTGCTGTCCCGGGCGACGCGAGCCGTCCGGAAGGGGCTGCCCTCGGCGGAACATGAAGTGTTGATGACGCAGGCGTGGTGTGTTGAG GGTCACAACCGTGTGCAGCAGAATATTCTACGGATCAAGTCCGATGCGTTCCAGAGCAACTACCAGAAAATGGGGCAGATTGCGAAGAACATTTGCGACCATCAAGGTGTGGCGCATACGAACCCGTTGGAAGTGGATTAA
- the LOC120417378 gene encoding very long-chain specific acyl-CoA dehydrogenase, mitochondrial-like isoform X3, whose protein sequence is MFKLVGLIASRRGQQLVRYEAVRCASSQSFMMNLFSGQLQTTQLFPYPDVLSEDQREYLQAFIDPVNRFFTDVNDSKRNDEASHVDERTMDAMWELGVMGYGTPVEYGGLGLTNVQAARLNDITGGFDLALSIHAGAHQSIGTKGIILYGSAEQKEKYLPQLATGKVFGAFALTEPSVGSDAASVKSRAVLSPCGKYYILNGTKIWCSGGGIADIFTTFAQTEVVDPETGEKRDKMTAFIVERGFGGVSSGTPESKMGLKCSVTTDVYFDDVKVPVENVLGEVGNGFKVAVNILNSGRFGLAAMLSGTMRACIQKAAEHVTTRVQFKRKLKDFENVQEKLARMAMHHYVAQTLTFMVSGNMDKGSTEYHLEAAITKVFGTEAGWYVCDEAIQLLGGNGYMKATGLEQFMRDMRVFRIFEGANDVLRLFIALTGIQFAGQQLKGLQKALKSPFMNMGIILQEGSKRISRSIGSGGTNLEQFVADPLKDSAKLCSQSRSADNDW, encoded by the exons ATGTTTAAGCTAGTTGGACTTATTGCAAGCCGCAGAGGTCAGCAGCTGGTTCGTTATGAAGCGGTCAG ATGCGCATCGAGCCAATCCTTCATGATGAACCTGTTCAGTGGACAGCTGCAAACGACCCAGTTGTTCCCGTACCCGGACGTCCTCAGTGAAGACCAGCGAGAGTACCTCCAGGCATTCATCGATCCCGTGAATCGATTCTTTACC GATGTGAACGACAGCAAGCGGAACGACGAGGCTTCGCACGTGGACGAGCGAACCATGGACGCCATGTGGGAGCTAGGCGTCATGGGCTACGGTACGCCCGTGGAGTACGGCGGACTGGGACTGACGAACGTTCAAGCGGCCCGGCTGAACGACATCACCGGTGGATTCGACCTGGCGCTGTCGATCCATGCCGGGGCGCACCAGTCGATCGGAACGAAGGGAATTATACTGTACGGAAGTGCGGAACAGAAGGAGAAGTACCTTCCGCAACTGGCAACGGGCAAGGTGTTTGGGGCGTTCGCTTTGACGGAACCTTCGGTGGGTTCCGACGCGGCTTCCGTAAAGTCTAGGGCTGTGCTGAGTCCATGCGGGAAGTACTACATCCTGAATGGAACGAAGATCTGGTGCTCGGGGGGAGGGATTGCCGATATCTTCACGACCTTTGCCCAGACGGAGGTCGTTGATCCGGAGACGGGAGAGAAGCGGGACAAGATGACGGCTTTCATCGTCGAGCGTGGGTTTGGAGGAGTCTCTTCGGGGACTCCGGAGAGCAAAATGGGACTCAAGTGCTCCGTTACGACGGATGTGTACTTTGACGACGTAAAGGTGCCCGTTGAGAACGTTTTGGGGGAGGTCGGCAATGGTTTCAAGGTTGCGGTTAACATCTTGAATTCAGGGAGATTCGGACTGGCAGCCATGTTGTCCGGCACGATGCGGGCATGCATTCAGAAGGCAGCGGAGCACGTCACGACTCGAGTTCAGTTCAAGCGGAAGCTTAAGGACTTTGAGAATGTCCAGGAGAAGCTTGCCCGGATGGCGATGCATCACTACGTGGCGCAGACGCTGACCTTTATGGTGTCCGGCAACATGGACAAAGGATCGACGGAGTATCATCTGGAGGCGGCCATCACGAAAGTGTTTGGAACGGAAGCGGGTTGGTACGTTTGTGACGAGGCTATCCAGCTACTGGGTGGTAACGGGTACATGAAGGCTACCGGACTGGAGCAGTTCATGAGAGATATGCGGGTGTTCCGGATTTTCGAAGGTGCGAACGATGTGCTAAGGTTGTTCATTGCTTTGACCGGCATTCAGTTTGCTGGGCAACAACTCAAAGGACTGCAGAAAGCTTTGAAGAGTCCATTCATGAATATGGGAATTATTCTTCAAGAGGGATCCAAGCGAATATCGCGTAGTATTGGATCAGGAGGTACCAATCTAGAGCAGTTTGTCGCTGATCCGCTGAAAGATTCCGCCAAGCTTTGCTCGCAG TCACGCTCTGCGGATAACGACTGGTAA
- the LOC120417357 gene encoding very long-chain specific acyl-CoA dehydrogenase, mitochondrial yields the protein MFRVGQIVIRNGQKVKAIELRRCLSAAPQAKRADTQASAADKKPNMSFLTNIFRGEVQPAQIFPYPDVLDAEQKEFTSALVDPVNKFFEEVNDPVKNDATANLDENTLNALWELGAFSLQVPPELGGLGLNNTQYSRMCDIIGGQDLGLGICIGAHQSIGFKGILLYGTKAQKEKYLPQVSTGRVYAAFALTEPSSGSDAGSIRCRAVKSADGKHYVLNGSKIWISNGGIADIFTVFAQTEVVDAKTGQKRDKVTAFIVERGFGGVSNGPPENKMGIKCSNTAEVYFEDCKIPAENVLGQEGDGFKVAMNILNNGRFGMSATLSGTMRACIQKAAEHATNRVQFGRKLETYGGIQEKLARMAMHHYATQSMAYMISGNMDSGSVDYHLEAAISKVFASESAWYVCDEAIQILGGMGFMKDTGLERVMRDLRIFRIFEGTNDILRLFVALTGIQYAGGHLKELQKAFKNPAANLGLIFKEGSRRAARSMGMGGTDLTPFVADQLKDAARQCSESIDLFGQAVESLLIKHGKGIVEEQYMLNRLADAAIDTYAMAVVLSRASRSVKQDLPTAEHEIQMAQAWCHEAADRVRVNIRKINTDAFAKNYGRMSHIAKTVCAKNGIAVTNPLGVE from the exons ATGTTCCGAGTGGGCCAAATCGTGATCCGCAATGGCCAAAAGGTGAAAGCCATTGAACTTCGAAG ATGCCTCTCGGCGGCGCCGCAGGCCAAACGCGCCGACACCCAGGCGTCGGCGGCCGACAAGAAGCCCAACATGTCCTTCCTGACCAACATCTTCCGCGGCGAGGTGCAGCCGGCCCAGATCTTCCCCTACCCGGACGTGCTGGACGCCGAGCAGAAGGAGTTCACCTCGGCCCTCGTGGATCCTGTTAACAAGTTTTTCGAG GAAGTTAACGATCCGGTCAAGAACGACGCCACCGCCAACCTGGACGAGAACACGCTGAACGCGCTCTGGGAGCTGGGTGCGTTCTCGTTGCAGGTCCCACCGGAGCTCGGCGGGTTGGGCCTGAACAACACGCAGTACTCGCGCATGTGCGACATCATCGGCGGGCAGGATCTGGGGCTGGGCATCTGCATCGGGGCGCATCAAAGTATTGGCTTCAAG GGAATTCTGCTGTACGGCACGAAGGCGCAGAAGGAAAAGTACCTGCCGCAGGTGTCTACGGGCCGGGTGTACGCGGCCTTTGCCCTGACGGAACCCAGCTCCGGATCGGACGCCGGATCGATTCGGTGCCGCGCGGTCAAGTCGGCCGACGGCAAGCACTACGTGCTGAACGGGTCCAAGATCTGGATTTCGAACGGTGGAATTGCGGACATTTTTACGGTGTTTGCGCAGACGGAGGTTGTCGATGCCAAGACCGGCCAGAAGCGCGACAAGGTGACGGCGTTCATTGTGGAGCGTGGATTTGGCGGGGTCAGCAACGGTCCGCCGGAGAACAAGATGGGCATCAAGTGCTCGAACACAGCTGAGGTTTACTTTGAGGATTGCAAGATCCCGGCGGAAAACGTGCTCGGGCAGGAGGGCGATGGTTTCAAGGTGGCCATGAACATCTTGAACAACGGTCGGTTCGGAATGTCGGCGACGCTTTCGGGCACGATGCGTGCTTGTATTCAGAAGGCCGCTGAGCATGCCACGAACCGGGTTCAGTTTGGACGGAAGCTGGAAACGTACGGTGGAATCCAGGAGAAGTTGGCCCGCATGGCCATGCATCACTACGCGACCCAATCAATGGCGTACATGATCTCCGGCAACATGGACTCGGGATCCGTGGATTACCATCTGGAGGCGGCCATCTCGAAGGTGTTTGCTTCGGAATCGGCCTGGTATGTGTGCGACGAAGCCATCCAGATCCTCGGCGGCATGGGCTTCATGAAGGACACCGGCCTTGAGCGCGTCATGCGAGACCTGCGAATCTTCAGAATCTTCGAGGGTACCAACGACATCCTGCGACTGTTTGTCGCCCTCACCGGAATCCAGTACGCCGGTGGCCACCTCAAAGAACTGCAAAAAGCCTTCAAGAACCCCGCCGCCAACCTCGGACTCATCTTCAAGGAAGGCTCCCGCCGGGCTGCCCGCAGCATGGGCATGGGTGGAACCGACCTGACCCCGTTCGTCGCTGACCAGCTCAAGGACGCCGCCCGCCAGTGCTCCGAAAGCATCGACCTCTTCGGCCAGGCCGTCGAATCCCTCCTGATCAAGCACGGCAAGGGCATCGTCGAGGAGCAGTACATGCTGAACCGCCTAGCGGACGCCGCGATCGACACCTACGCGATGGCCGTCGTCCTCTCGCGGGCTTCCCGTTCCGTCAAGCAGGACCTGCCCACTGCCGAGCACGAAATCCAGATGGCCCAAGCCTGGTGCCACGAGGCGGCCGACCGGGTGCGCGTCAACATCCGCAAGATCAACACGGACGCGTTCGCCAAGAACTACGGCCGGATGTCGCACATTGCGAAGACGGTTTGTGCCAAGAATGGTATCGCCGTAACCAATCCGCTCGGCGTTGAATAA